From a single Erpetoichthys calabaricus chromosome 1, fErpCal1.3, whole genome shotgun sequence genomic region:
- the LOC127526008 gene encoding LOW QUALITY PROTEIN: E3 ubiquitin-protein ligase Hakai-like (The sequence of the model RefSeq protein was modified relative to this genomic sequence to represent the inferred CDS: inserted 1 base in 1 codon; deleted 2 bases in 1 codon) — protein sequence MDQNDNDLQGTDGSVSLGGPDVRRRIPLKLISKQTNRSKPPPRPQRNMNRIASKQQNADNESFGYSEEELYDCKVPDVFGSQRRFLQIFWDVKLNLIGEKDDTPVHFCDKCGLPIKIYGRMIPCKHVFCYECAVIHEKKCDKMCPGCNDPVQRIEQCLRGSLFMCSIVQGCKRTYLSQRDLQAHINHRHMRGGKPVSGRPQGDPIHMPAITGPPPPSEMTERFLMPPDKHHLPHIGGPKPHVLIPPPPLQHVGHEHYSQPHEDHRATQPPPQSADMSSLGPPRSVGQETFRISTVTTRKHSNLITVPIQDDSAGSNTSGGREPPPPGPGPGPAPHHHPSEYQNQPVVSHPHHMMPPQQHYGPPPPPPPPISHPMQHPPQASGTPHMVYNQAPPPPMTSAPPPITPPPGHLIAQLLHMPYMSHXPPGPPPPQHGGPPVSAPPPHHYTPGSLQQFSEEQGTLSPPFNQPGGLSPGIWPAPRGPPPPRMQGPPPQGQMPGPHHPDQSRYRPYYQ from the exons acAATGACTTACAAGGTACAGATGGATCTGTATCATTGGGCGGACCCGATGTGCGCAGAAGGATTCCCCTGAAACTTATTTCAAAGCAGACCAACAGAAGCAAGCCGCCTCCTCGCCCCCAAAGAAACATGAATCGAATAGCTTCTAAACAGCAAAATGCAGATAATG AAAGTTTTGGATACAGTGAAGAGGAGCTCTATGATTGCAAGGTTCCAGATGTGTTTGGAAGTCAACgaagatttttacaaatattttgggATGTTAAG TTGAATTTAATTGGAGAAAAGGATGACACGCCAGTTCATTTCTGTGATAAATGTGGTCTACCTATCAAGATATATGGACGAATG aTTCCTTGCAAGCATGTTTTCTGCTATGAATGTGCAGTAATACATGAGAAGAAGTGTGACAAAATGTGCCCTGG TTGCAATGATCCTGTCCAGCGCATTGAACAGTGTCTTCGTGGATCTCTATTTatgtgcagcattgtgcagggCTGCAAGCGGACATACTTATCTCAGAGGGATTTGCAGGCACACATCAACCATCGTCACATGAGAGGTGGAAAGCCAGTTAGTGGACGCCCTCAAGGTGATCCCATTCACATGCCAGCCATAACTGGACCACCACCTCCTTCAGAAATGACTGAGCGTTTCCTGATGCCTCCGGATAAGCACCACCTCCCTCATATTGGTGGTCCTAAACCACATGTTCTTATTCCTCCACCTCCATTGCAACATGTGGGTCATGAGCACTACAGCCAGCCTCATGAAGACCACCGGGCAACGCAGCCTCCACCCCAGTCTGCTGATATGAGTTCTTTGGGTCCCCCTCGCTCTGTGGGACAAGAAACTTTTCGTATCTCCACAGTTACAACTCGTAAgcacagcaatctcattacagtCCCAATCCAGGATGACTCTGCAGGATCTAATACCAGTGGTGGACGTGAACCGCCACCCCCAGGCCCTGGCCCTGGCCCAGCCCCTCATCATCATCCCAGCGAATACCAGAATCAGCCAGTGGTGTCACATCCTCATCATATGATGCCCCCGCAGCAGCATTATGgcccaccccctcccccccctccTCCAATAAGCCACCCAATGCAGCACCCTCCACAGGCTTCGGGGACTCCTCACATGGTTTATAACCAAGCTCCACCACCTCCCATGACCTCTGCACCTCCACCCATAACACCACCACCTGGACACTTAATTGCCCAATTGCTCCAT ATGCCCTACATGAGCC CTCCACCTGGTCCTCCGCCTCCTCAGCATGGTGGCCCACCTGTCAGTGCACCTCCTCCCCATCATTATACCCCTGGCTCACTTCAGCAGTTCTCTGAAGAACAAGGAACTCTTAGCCCACCTTTCAACCAGCCCGGTGGACTTAGTCCTGGTATTTGGCCAGCTCCAAGGGGACCACCACCACCAAGAATGCAAGGTCCACCACCTCAGGGCCAGATGCCGGGACCTCATCATCCAGATCAGTCTAGATATCGACCATACTACCAGTAA